In Pseudomonas sp. Leaf58, one DNA window encodes the following:
- a CDS encoding cation:dicarboxylate symporter family transporter, with amino-acid sequence MNQLKKLHVQVLIALVAAVILGFAAPTWATAMKPLGQAFIALLKMMLAPIVFVTLVHGLTHVQDMRKLGRLGIKSLLYFEVVSTVAMLVGFVLVNVVEPGVGLHATGMNESSAAIKATAAAGEVSVITYLLSLIPHTLVDAFAKGDIIQVLLISVLAGIAINRTCGPESVAVRAIDEAQSILFKMLSFIMKLAPLGAFGAMAAAIGSYGGDTLLYLLKLIAVYYAASLLFVFGVLGTISWSVGLPFMTVLRLIRDEILLVFGTASGEVAFPRLIEKLKRTGCDEVVVGFVLPAGYSFNLDGTAIYMAIAIGFIAQATDTPFSLWQQAGLLAILSITSKGGTTVAGGAFIKLAATLQSVQTLPLSGLGLLFGIDRIMATATALTNIVGNTIAVFAIARWEGAFDPEAFERETGRAPGRSLLRPSDVSAAQVTAPETAVQAQPQPQSQTQHS; translated from the coding sequence ATGAACCAGTTGAAGAAACTCCACGTTCAGGTGCTGATAGCACTTGTCGCTGCCGTCATCCTCGGTTTCGCCGCGCCCACATGGGCCACTGCCATGAAACCACTAGGTCAGGCCTTTATCGCGCTCCTAAAAATGATGCTCGCTCCGATCGTCTTCGTGACCTTGGTGCATGGCCTCACCCACGTTCAGGACATGCGAAAGCTCGGCCGGCTGGGCATCAAGTCACTGCTCTATTTTGAAGTCGTCAGCACGGTCGCGATGCTCGTCGGCTTTGTGCTGGTAAACGTTGTCGAGCCAGGCGTAGGTTTGCACGCAACGGGGATGAATGAATCCTCGGCGGCCATCAAAGCTACAGCCGCAGCTGGTGAAGTCTCGGTGATCACCTACCTGCTGAGCTTGATTCCGCACACCCTTGTGGATGCTTTCGCCAAAGGCGACATCATTCAAGTCCTGCTGATCTCAGTACTGGCCGGTATTGCTATCAATCGTACGTGCGGGCCAGAGTCCGTTGCAGTGCGCGCGATTGACGAGGCTCAATCCATCCTCTTCAAGATGCTCAGCTTCATCATGAAGCTGGCCCCCCTTGGCGCATTTGGCGCAATGGCCGCTGCGATCGGTAGCTACGGTGGCGACACTCTGCTTTACCTTCTCAAGCTCATCGCCGTTTACTACGCCGCCTCGCTCCTGTTCGTGTTCGGAGTGCTCGGCACCATCAGCTGGTCGGTTGGCCTGCCGTTCATGACCGTACTGCGGTTGATCCGCGATGAGATCCTGCTTGTCTTCGGTACCGCGTCGGGTGAAGTCGCATTCCCTCGTCTTATCGAGAAACTGAAACGTACTGGCTGTGATGAGGTGGTTGTTGGATTCGTGCTGCCAGCCGGCTACAGCTTCAATCTGGACGGCACAGCCATCTACATGGCAATTGCCATCGGCTTTATTGCTCAAGCCACTGACACTCCATTCTCGCTGTGGCAACAGGCCGGCCTGCTGGCAATCCTCAGCATTACCTCCAAAGGCGGTACCACCGTCGCAGGTGGTGCCTTCATCAAGCTGGCAGCCACCCTGCAGTCTGTACAGACCCTTCCACTGAGCGGCCTGGGCCTTCTGTTCGGGATTGATCGGATCATGGCGACAGCAACAGCCCTGACCAACATCGTTGGCAACACCATCGCCGTTTTCGCAATCGCCCGCTGGGAGGGTGCTTTTGATCCGGAGGCGTTCGAACGTGAAACGGGCCGTGCCCCTGGCCGCAGCCTGCTGCGCCCCTCGGATGTCAGCGCAGCTCAAGTAACTGCCCCCGAAACTGCTGTGCAAGCCCAACCTCAGCCCCAATCGCAAACCCAGCACTCGTAA
- a CDS encoding carboxymuconolactone decarboxylase family protein has protein sequence MNRLPPIDPQQLNDAQRVVYDRIANGPRKGVRGPLAIWLHRPELAECAQALGRYCRYDSCLEPRLSELAILLMGRHWLAEYEWAAHKPFALEAGLVPEIIDAIRDGKEPSFHKADEALVYRFVRELHDTRGISDGLYKEFIELLGNDAAVDLVGIAGYYTLISMTIKVFEVPPPAGVALELPTTLN, from the coding sequence ATGAATCGCTTGCCTCCCATTGATCCGCAACAACTGAATGACGCCCAGCGTGTCGTTTACGACCGCATCGCCAACGGCCCACGCAAAGGTGTTCGCGGCCCGCTCGCCATCTGGCTACATCGACCAGAACTGGCTGAGTGCGCCCAGGCCCTCGGACGCTACTGCCGCTACGACAGCTGCCTGGAACCGCGCCTCTCTGAATTGGCCATTCTGCTGATGGGGCGTCATTGGCTCGCAGAGTATGAGTGGGCTGCACATAAGCCGTTTGCTCTGGAAGCCGGCCTGGTTCCCGAGATCATCGACGCCATCCGCGATGGTAAAGAGCCGAGCTTTCACAAAGCCGACGAAGCATTGGTTTATCGCTTCGTTCGTGAACTCCACGACACCCGCGGCATTAGCGACGGCCTCTACAAAGAGTTCATTGAGCTGCTGGGTAACGACGCCGCGGTCGATCTCGTTGGCATTGCCGGCTACTACACGCTGATTTCCATGACTATCAAGGTCTTCGAAGTACCGCCACCGGCTGGTGTCGCTCTCGAACTGCCTACCACGTTGAATTGA
- a CDS encoding SDR family NAD(P)-dependent oxidoreductase, with translation MTEVIPTSDRLKGKVAIVTGAGCVGAGWGNGRAVAVLFALAGAKVFAVDRDLGAMEETLGRIREAGGEVTPYACDVTDNSAVAAMVEACKQAYGTVDILVNNVGGSAAGGAVALPEDKFDAQIALNLKSVYLTCKHVIPVMEAQGSGSIINTASTSGIRFTGSAQVAYAASKAGVIQLGRVTAVEYAPKGIRVNTVVPGQLHTPMVEVRLAGQRTGGDVNKLLDSRLARIPLGFMGDGRDTAYAALYLASDESRFVTGTEIVVDGGMTVRCG, from the coding sequence ATGACTGAAGTTATTCCAACCAGCGATCGCTTGAAAGGCAAGGTCGCCATCGTCACCGGTGCAGGTTGTGTGGGTGCCGGCTGGGGTAATGGCCGTGCCGTGGCAGTACTGTTTGCTCTTGCCGGCGCCAAGGTGTTCGCTGTCGATCGCGACCTCGGCGCCATGGAGGAAACGCTGGGCCGTATTCGTGAAGCGGGTGGTGAAGTGACGCCGTATGCCTGCGACGTCACCGACAACTCAGCGGTAGCTGCCATGGTAGAAGCCTGCAAGCAAGCGTACGGGACTGTAGACATCCTGGTGAATAACGTCGGCGGTTCCGCCGCGGGTGGCGCTGTTGCCCTGCCAGAGGACAAGTTCGACGCCCAGATCGCTCTGAACCTGAAAAGTGTGTACCTGACCTGTAAACACGTGATCCCGGTAATGGAGGCACAAGGCAGCGGCTCAATCATCAACACTGCTTCGACGTCCGGCATCCGGTTCACCGGCTCTGCGCAAGTCGCCTACGCCGCGAGCAAGGCCGGTGTCATCCAACTGGGCCGCGTTACAGCCGTTGAGTACGCCCCCAAAGGTATTCGCGTAAATACCGTGGTACCCGGTCAGTTGCATACGCCTATGGTCGAAGTCCGTCTCGCAGGGCAGCGCACCGGCGGCGACGTAAACAAGCTGCTCGACTCCCGCCTGGCTCGAATTCCACTGGGCTTCATGGGCGATGGTCGTGACACCGCTTACGCCGCGCTGTACCTGGCCAGTGATGAGTCGCGCTTCGTGACTGGTACCGAGATCGTCGTCGACGGCGGCATGACCGTTCGCTGCGGCTGA
- a CDS encoding amidohydrolase has translation MDDQNQVQASRRLFIKHTAIAAAGITLLGGATSQTFGASMSSPTNAPGMWDCHTHIYGPWDRFPLPANAAYTPAPAPFSDLLALHQRLGIEHGVLVQAAPYGTDHSAILAAIAESGGHYRGVGLIDETTTDEQLQVLHDGGLRGIRFNLMGHLPGARDPQKLRQLAERVAPFGWHVLVHGELHTLLPFLDQWKDLKTPLVIDHMARPDFTQPLDREELAALKKHLEHSARWIKLSGIDRAMQGQPGPWPQALDYVREFLEYAPERAIWGSDWPHPNIKGSPPDDRQLLDFIQQVCDSPALKQAVLVDNPARLYR, from the coding sequence ATGGACGATCAAAATCAAGTTCAGGCCTCACGACGCCTGTTCATCAAGCACACAGCCATCGCTGCAGCAGGTATCACCCTACTCGGCGGAGCAACCAGCCAGACATTTGGAGCCTCCATGTCCAGTCCAACCAATGCGCCTGGGATGTGGGATTGCCACACCCATATTTACGGCCCCTGGGATCGTTTCCCACTCCCTGCGAACGCCGCATACACTCCCGCCCCCGCGCCATTTTCAGATCTTCTGGCGTTGCATCAGCGCCTTGGCATTGAGCACGGTGTGCTTGTTCAAGCTGCGCCCTATGGAACGGATCACTCCGCCATCCTGGCCGCAATCGCTGAGAGCGGTGGACACTACCGCGGCGTTGGTCTGATCGACGAAACCACCACCGATGAGCAGCTGCAGGTTCTGCACGACGGCGGGCTGCGTGGCATCCGTTTCAACCTGATGGGGCACCTGCCAGGCGCACGGGATCCTCAAAAGCTGCGACAACTGGCCGAACGTGTTGCTCCATTTGGATGGCATGTGTTGGTTCACGGAGAACTGCACACTTTGTTGCCGTTCCTGGACCAGTGGAAGGACCTGAAGACGCCTCTGGTCATTGATCACATGGCGCGCCCAGATTTCACCCAACCCCTCGATAGAGAAGAGCTTGCTGCTCTGAAGAAGCATCTTGAGCATTCGGCTCGATGGATCAAGCTCTCCGGTATCGATCGCGCCATGCAGGGCCAACCTGGCCCGTGGCCGCAGGCTCTGGATTACGTTCGCGAGTTTCTGGAGTACGCCCCGGAACGCGCGATTTGGGGCTCCGATTGGCCGCATCCAAACATCAAGGGCTCCCCTCCGGATGACCGCCAACTGCTCGACTTCATTCAACAGGTATGTGACAGCCCTGCACTGAAACAAGCCGTTCTGGTCGACAACCCGGCCCGCTTGTACCGCTGA
- a CDS encoding SMP-30/gluconolactonase/LRE family protein, which translates to MDDRDWRPSTRVPDPAVRELDPRFAHYRLAHAKVERLGGGMRWAEGPAWFADGRYVLFTDLPNDRIMRWDEATGVLGVFRQPANQANGMTRDRQGRLLVCEHGGRQVTRTEYDGSITVLASHFEGKPLNSPNDIVVKSDDSIWFTDPPFGLVSDYMGRQGEAALPANVYCLTPDGKLHCVAEDVEGPNGLAFSPDEKILYLVESRARPRRIVAYSVDDQNQLSERRELIDAGHGLPDGIRVDVDGNLWCGWGAPEAGLDGVRVFAPDGHPIGHIDLPERCANLCFGGPRRNRLLMASTTSLYSLFVNTRGA; encoded by the coding sequence ATGGACGATAGAGATTGGCGTCCAAGCACCCGTGTGCCTGATCCGGCCGTACGGGAGCTTGACCCACGCTTTGCACATTACCGCCTCGCCCACGCAAAAGTGGAACGCTTGGGTGGGGGAATGCGATGGGCTGAGGGGCCGGCTTGGTTCGCAGATGGCCGGTATGTGCTGTTCACCGATCTGCCCAACGACCGCATCATGCGGTGGGATGAAGCCACCGGTGTCCTCGGTGTATTTCGCCAACCGGCCAATCAGGCCAATGGAATGACGCGCGATCGCCAAGGCCGCCTCCTGGTGTGTGAACACGGTGGTCGACAAGTCACACGCACGGAATACGACGGCAGCATCACCGTTCTGGCAAGTCACTTTGAAGGCAAGCCACTCAACTCTCCAAACGACATCGTGGTGAAGTCGGACGACAGTATCTGGTTCACCGATCCGCCCTTTGGCTTGGTCAGTGACTACATGGGCCGTCAAGGCGAAGCAGCGCTGCCGGCTAACGTGTACTGCCTAACGCCGGACGGAAAGCTTCACTGCGTTGCCGAAGATGTCGAAGGTCCTAACGGACTCGCATTCTCACCCGACGAGAAAATCCTCTACCTGGTCGAGTCGAGAGCTCGCCCACGCCGCATCGTCGCATACAGCGTCGATGACCAGAACCAGCTCAGTGAGCGTAGGGAACTCATCGATGCAGGCCATGGCCTGCCCGATGGCATACGCGTCGACGTGGACGGAAACCTGTGGTGTGGCTGGGGGGCTCCCGAGGCTGGCCTGGATGGGGTCCGCGTTTTCGCACCTGACGGTCACCCTATCGGACACATCGATCTGCCTGAGCGATGCGCCAACCTCTGCTTCGGCGGCCCTCGGCGCAACCGCCTGCTGATGGCCTCCACAACCTCATTGTATTCGCTGTTCGTTAACACTCGCGGCGCCTGA
- a CDS encoding substrate-binding domain-containing protein, translating into MKKTRSAPLLLSTGLAGLLTLSVGVEASELKIIASGALKGAMAQLQPAYEKASGNTLSISWGPSMGDSPESIPQRIKHKEPMDLAIMASETLDLLGPTGAFDMSTRREIADSRIGVGVPKGHPHLDVSTVPALRTALLSSDKIAYSQGASGVYIRTELFARLGITDSVKHKTVEIQGKELVGTALARGDADIGMQQISELKVTPGVDYLGPLPEEVQKVSRFYAAVASSTTNTKVAREFLEYLNSAEAHKLLEESGLEPAPSLTAQGKKQ; encoded by the coding sequence ATGAAAAAAACAAGATCTGCTCCGCTACTGCTCTCGACTGGTCTCGCCGGTCTTCTGACCCTTTCTGTCGGCGTTGAAGCATCAGAGCTCAAGATAATCGCGAGCGGTGCGCTGAAGGGGGCCATGGCCCAACTACAGCCAGCGTACGAGAAAGCCAGTGGCAACACCCTCAGCATCAGCTGGGGACCTTCGATGGGGGACTCTCCTGAGTCCATCCCGCAGCGAATCAAGCACAAGGAGCCTATGGACCTGGCCATCATGGCCAGCGAGACCCTGGATCTACTGGGGCCTACCGGGGCTTTCGACATGAGCACTCGCCGAGAAATCGCCGACTCCCGTATCGGCGTAGGCGTACCTAAAGGCCATCCGCATCTGGATGTATCCACGGTGCCAGCCCTGCGTACCGCGCTACTGAGCTCTGACAAAATCGCATATTCCCAAGGCGCTAGCGGTGTCTACATCCGGACAGAGCTGTTTGCTCGCTTGGGCATCACCGATTCGGTCAAGCACAAAACAGTCGAGATTCAAGGCAAGGAACTGGTGGGCACCGCGCTTGCTCGCGGCGACGCGGACATCGGCATGCAACAGATCAGCGAACTGAAGGTAACCCCTGGCGTGGATTACCTGGGCCCACTTCCCGAGGAGGTACAGAAAGTCAGCCGGTTTTATGCAGCCGTGGCCAGCAGCACTACCAACACCAAGGTTGCACGTGAGTTCCTCGAGTACCTCAACAGTGCCGAAGCTCACAAATTGCTTGAGGAAAGCGGCCTTGAGCCTGCCCCCTCGCTTACTGCCCAAGGAAAAAAACAATGA
- a CDS encoding alpha/beta fold hydrolase, with product MLPSLGRSGRDYDQVANYLQQDGFRVVRPEPRGIGQSKGPMEKLSVHDFARDIAAVVEHEKQGPVVVVGHAWGNFPARQLAADRPDLVRGVVLAAASAGKVPPGSTEKPINAEMRQAIDGAGDMSLPEEQRLVYLHKAFFAPGNDPRVWLGGWHDETHEAQSHARNTTPVDDYFAAGKAPILDLQGESDTVAPRRFSGVLQSMLGDRVQVVVLKNAGHAMAPEQPKAMADAIATFAKAQYAH from the coding sequence ATGCTTCCCTCGCTGGGACGCTCGGGTCGTGACTATGACCAAGTGGCAAATTATCTGCAGCAAGATGGGTTCAGGGTGGTGCGCCCTGAACCCCGCGGCATAGGCCAAAGCAAAGGCCCGATGGAAAAGCTGTCAGTCCATGACTTTGCCCGCGATATTGCTGCAGTTGTCGAGCACGAGAAACAAGGACCGGTAGTGGTGGTTGGGCATGCCTGGGGTAACTTCCCGGCTCGACAACTGGCGGCCGATAGGCCGGACCTGGTGCGTGGCGTGGTGCTCGCAGCGGCTTCTGCCGGCAAGGTTCCACCCGGATCGACTGAGAAGCCCATCAACGCCGAGATGCGCCAGGCAATCGATGGGGCCGGTGACATGTCTCTGCCCGAAGAGCAACGTCTGGTCTACCTGCACAAAGCATTCTTCGCCCCCGGCAACGACCCTCGTGTCTGGCTTGGCGGATGGCACGACGAAACGCATGAGGCTCAGTCCCACGCACGCAATACCACACCGGTCGATGACTACTTCGCGGCTGGCAAGGCCCCGATCCTGGACCTGCAGGGTGAATCCGACACAGTAGCCCCACGCAGGTTCTCAGGCGTTCTGCAAAGCATGCTGGGCGATCGCGTTCAGGTAGTGGTGCTCAAAAACGCCGGGCATGCGATGGCGCCTGAGCAACCGAAGGCAATGGCCGACGCTATTGCGACGTTTGCCAAAGCTCAGTACGCGCATTGA
- a CDS encoding carbon-nitrogen hydrolase family protein, which produces MSLTTVAALQVGSHPLGKAETLKSILVYEAEIKSSGAKLVVLPEAILGGYPKGQIFGTFLGYRLPEGRETFQAYFENAIDIPGAETDELAALSERTGAHLVVGVIERSGNTLFCSALFFSPEGGIIAKHRKLMPTGTERLIWGQGDGSTLPVVDSPAGKLGTSICWENHMPLLRTAMYAKGVQVWCAPTVDERDVWLASMRHIAHEGRMFLVSACQVQKSPRELGIEVPAWDPDRPLIQGNSVIVGPLGDVLAGPLRGEEGLLTAEIDLDELVRARYDFDVVGHYSRPDVFSLSVDERARPGVDFFK; this is translated from the coding sequence ATGTCCCTTACCACCGTTGCAGCGCTGCAGGTTGGCTCCCATCCACTCGGAAAGGCCGAGACGCTGAAATCTATCCTCGTGTATGAGGCAGAGATAAAGTCGAGTGGGGCGAAACTGGTCGTATTGCCCGAGGCGATCCTAGGCGGGTACCCGAAAGGGCAGATATTCGGCACTTTCCTGGGTTATCGCTTGCCGGAGGGGCGTGAGACATTTCAAGCCTATTTCGAGAATGCTATTGATATCCCCGGCGCGGAGACAGACGAGCTCGCTGCGTTGTCCGAACGCACGGGTGCTCACCTGGTCGTCGGGGTGATCGAGCGTTCCGGTAACACGCTGTTCTGTTCCGCGCTGTTCTTTTCACCAGAGGGTGGAATCATCGCCAAGCACCGCAAGTTGATGCCAACGGGTACTGAGCGCCTCATCTGGGGTCAGGGTGACGGCTCGACATTACCTGTTGTCGATTCGCCAGCCGGCAAGCTTGGCACGTCGATCTGCTGGGAAAACCACATGCCGTTGTTACGCACCGCGATGTACGCCAAAGGCGTGCAGGTATGGTGCGCGCCGACAGTCGATGAGCGTGACGTCTGGCTGGCCAGCATGCGGCATATCGCTCACGAGGGGCGGATGTTTTTGGTTAGTGCCTGTCAGGTGCAGAAATCGCCACGTGAACTGGGTATCGAGGTACCAGCCTGGGATCCTGACCGTCCCCTGATTCAGGGCAACAGTGTCATCGTCGGGCCGCTGGGTGATGTACTCGCCGGTCCACTGCGTGGTGAAGAGGGATTACTGACGGCAGAAATCGACCTTGATGAGTTGGTGCGTGCTCGCTACGACTTCGATGTGGTTGGCCACTACTCGCGTCCCGATGTGTTTTCGCTGAGTGTCGATGAGCGCGCCAGGCCGGGTGTCGACTTTTTCAAGTGA
- a CDS encoding LysR substrate-binding domain-containing protein, giving the protein MKKLDIASVDLNLFKVFEALYEEGGAGRAAIRLGITQSAVSAALSRLRAVFGDHLFERTGRGLKPTAKSEELRPIVAAALDKCRQGLMLALHGDTAIHGRTIALGMSDDFELAIGRLLINKVREQTPGIRLVFKQTHSLLASDALMNRQFDLALTSGAVASKTLGRLALATGDYTCLTAARADATPLTPEFYLEKRHILVSSGGYVGVVDEVLAAHSLNRTVEASTTHFAALPALLQHSDCVATLPTHAATALASVSSVQCHPCPINLPRYSIELGWRIDNARDPAIGLIITLIREVIAQLPGVVVVG; this is encoded by the coding sequence ATGAAAAAGCTGGACATCGCCTCTGTGGACCTGAACCTCTTCAAGGTTTTCGAAGCCTTGTATGAGGAAGGTGGCGCGGGCCGCGCCGCCATTCGCCTGGGCATTACCCAATCAGCGGTGAGCGCTGCGCTATCCAGACTGCGGGCAGTGTTCGGTGACCACTTGTTCGAACGGACAGGACGTGGTCTTAAACCCACCGCAAAAAGCGAGGAATTGCGCCCTATCGTGGCCGCCGCGCTGGACAAGTGTCGTCAGGGTCTGATGTTGGCACTCCATGGCGATACGGCGATTCACGGGCGCACCATTGCACTGGGCATGTCGGATGACTTCGAACTAGCAATTGGCAGGCTGTTGATCAATAAAGTCCGGGAACAGACGCCTGGTATCCGCCTAGTGTTCAAGCAAACCCACAGCTTGCTGGCAAGCGATGCTTTGATGAACCGGCAATTTGATCTTGCCTTGACATCGGGCGCCGTGGCCTCGAAGACGCTGGGGCGGCTGGCGCTTGCAACGGGTGACTACACCTGCCTTACCGCGGCCCGCGCTGACGCCACCCCGCTGACACCCGAGTTTTACCTTGAAAAGCGCCACATTCTGGTTTCATCGGGCGGTTATGTGGGCGTGGTTGACGAGGTGCTAGCTGCGCACTCGCTGAATCGCACAGTGGAGGCTTCAACCACCCATTTCGCCGCGCTTCCCGCGCTTCTGCAGCACAGCGACTGCGTGGCCACCTTGCCGACCCATGCCGCCACAGCCTTGGCCAGCGTCAGCAGCGTCCAATGCCACCCCTGCCCAATCAACCTTCCGCGCTACTCGATAGAACTGGGATGGCGAATCGACAACGCGCGTGATCCTGCCATTGGCCTGATCATTACCTTGATTCGTGAAGTCATCGCCCAATTGCCTGGTGTCGTGGTCGTCGGTTGA
- the pcaF gene encoding 3-oxoadipyl-CoA thiolase, with product MSRDVYICDAVRTPIGRLNGALSAMRADDLAAIPLKALIERNPGIDWAAVDEVFMGCANQSGEDNRNVARMALLLAGLSPSVPGVTLNRLCASGLEAVGAAFRAIANGEMELAVAAGVESMTRAPYVMGKADGPFGRTQKLEDTTLGWRFINPAMKSAYGVDSMPVTGDKVAQQYGISREDQDAMALRSQARAASAIERGFYAEEIVPVIIPGKKGETVVVCDEHPRPETTAVALAKLKPVNGPDCTVTAGNASGLNDGASAMILASADAVDKFGLRPRARVLGMASAGVLPEIMGIGPVPAVRKLLQRLNMTIDAFDVIELNEAFAAQGLAVMRELGLPDDSERVNPNGGAIALGHPLGMSGNRLVLTAVHQLEKTGGRFGMATMCVGVGQGLALAFERIDAVT from the coding sequence ATGAGTCGCGATGTTTACATCTGTGATGCAGTACGCACCCCTATTGGCCGCCTGAATGGAGCCCTTTCAGCGATGAGGGCGGATGACCTTGCTGCCATCCCACTCAAGGCGTTGATTGAGCGCAACCCAGGCATCGATTGGGCCGCCGTGGACGAAGTCTTCATGGGGTGCGCCAACCAGTCAGGTGAAGACAATCGCAACGTGGCGCGCATGGCGCTATTACTTGCTGGGCTCTCCCCATCGGTACCTGGTGTGACGTTGAATCGGCTGTGCGCATCCGGTCTGGAAGCTGTTGGTGCGGCTTTCAGGGCGATTGCTAATGGTGAAATGGAATTGGCCGTTGCCGCAGGCGTTGAGTCGATGACTCGCGCACCCTACGTGATGGGAAAAGCTGACGGCCCGTTTGGTCGCACGCAGAAACTTGAGGACACGACGCTCGGTTGGCGCTTCATCAATCCGGCAATGAAAAGCGCGTACGGTGTCGATAGCATGCCGGTGACCGGTGACAAAGTTGCCCAGCAGTACGGCATTTCTCGTGAGGATCAGGACGCCATGGCTCTGCGTAGTCAAGCACGAGCTGCTAGCGCGATCGAGCGTGGGTTTTATGCTGAAGAGATTGTTCCTGTCATCATACCCGGCAAAAAGGGCGAAACCGTTGTCGTGTGCGATGAGCACCCCCGTCCTGAAACCACTGCAGTAGCTCTGGCCAAACTCAAACCGGTAAATGGTCCTGACTGCACGGTAACTGCCGGCAACGCTTCAGGCCTGAATGACGGTGCCAGCGCGATGATCCTCGCCAGTGCTGATGCTGTAGACAAGTTCGGTCTAAGGCCTCGTGCCCGGGTCCTTGGAATGGCCAGCGCCGGCGTTCTGCCTGAAATAATGGGAATTGGTCCAGTTCCCGCTGTGCGAAAGCTTCTGCAACGGCTGAACATGACAATTGATGCTTTCGACGTCATTGAGCTCAATGAAGCGTTCGCAGCGCAAGGATTGGCAGTGATGCGCGAGCTCGGTTTGCCAGATGACAGTGAGCGAGTGAACCCCAACGGTGGAGCGATAGCGCTGGGTCATCCTTTGGGGATGAGCGGAAATCGACTGGTCTTGACAGCGGTGCACCAGCTCGAGAAGACGGGGGGGCGCTTTGGTATGGCCACGATGTGCGTGGGGGTGGGACAAGGCTTGGCGCTGGCCTTCGAACGTATCGACGCTGTCACCTAG
- a CDS encoding LysR family transcriptional regulator codes for MDLRDLTYFETIARTGHLGKAAELLHKSQPALSKSIQRLEEALGAQLFRREGRRIRLTEVGELLLQRGRQLQLSIAETEREVRDFASGQIGTIRLGCSASMAEHLLPQLASFLLERAPELRLKLSIGQDDILRESLSSGRLDAIICPLNAGDPHLLTFPILQDEAVVVASADHSVFSSAISIAALCQYRWVLPGDAVASRRWIDEAFRSHQLPAPTVQIEANAVSLLPRLIAKTQLLSFLARETLVSGRWQSTLREVPIPETTMTRTVAVSVRAEAYLAPAVRLMVELLKADGKRFFSEI; via the coding sequence ATGGATCTTAGGGACCTCACTTACTTCGAGACCATTGCCCGAACGGGTCATCTCGGTAAAGCTGCAGAGTTGTTGCACAAAAGTCAGCCTGCGCTCAGCAAAAGCATTCAGCGTCTCGAAGAGGCTTTAGGCGCGCAGCTTTTCAGGCGAGAAGGCAGGAGAATAAGGCTCACTGAGGTTGGCGAGCTCCTTCTCCAGCGCGGGCGGCAGTTACAACTGAGTATTGCGGAGACCGAGCGCGAAGTACGAGACTTTGCGAGCGGGCAGATTGGAACCATACGCCTGGGCTGTTCCGCGAGCATGGCCGAGCACCTCCTTCCGCAGCTGGCATCCTTCTTGTTGGAGCGCGCTCCCGAGCTGCGTTTGAAACTCTCGATCGGCCAAGATGACATCCTCAGGGAGTCCCTGAGCTCCGGGCGCCTGGATGCGATTATTTGCCCTTTGAATGCCGGCGATCCACATCTGCTTACCTTCCCAATTCTTCAAGATGAGGCTGTCGTCGTAGCCAGCGCAGATCATTCCGTCTTCTCTTCTGCTATCAGCATCGCAGCCCTATGCCAATACCGCTGGGTTTTGCCTGGCGACGCAGTTGCCTCCAGACGCTGGATCGACGAGGCCTTCAGGTCACATCAGTTGCCTGCTCCTACGGTCCAGATTGAAGCAAATGCCGTTTCCTTGCTGCCTAGACTGATCGCCAAAACGCAATTATTGAGCTTTCTGGCCCGGGAAACATTAGTGTCTGGACGTTGGCAATCCACGCTGAGAGAGGTCCCTATTCCAGAGACTACAATGACTCGGACCGTCGCCGTTTCAGTGCGAGCGGAGGCCTATCTGGCACCGGCTGTGCGGCTGATGGTCGAGCTGCTGAAGGCAGACGGGAAGCGATTTTTCTCAGAGATCTGA